The following coding sequences are from one Arcobacter nitrofigilis DSM 7299 window:
- the alr gene encoding alanine racemase: MDLSRAVWTEINLDNLAHNMRETRRITNIDSKITAVIKADGYGHGAVAIAKTLLENGADRFAVATLSEALLLRNSFSDVEILVLGYTPEHLAKDIIENNIIQTIYTLKQAKEFSRVAISLNKNLVVHIKLDTGMHRLGMPFSEETIETILDISKHEGLFIEGIFTHFAIADNIDKKYTKQQVEKFTFIVNSLEEKGLNIPIKHVSNSAAIIDLPEFNFDMVRAGIMLYGLYPSKDVNHNLINLKEVMCLKANISQVKELEANCGVSYGLTYKCEKKSKVATLPIGYADGYTRMLSGKAKVLVNNTKVPVIGSICMDQCIIDVTGLDVNMGDEVILFGGNNPNAIAIDDISNLLNTINYEIVCMIDKRVPRVYIKNGKEINYNDYNLMLFNKITNNDNEY, from the coding sequence GTGGACTTGTCAAGAGCAGTTTGGACAGAGATTAATTTAGATAATTTAGCTCATAATATGAGAGAAACTAGACGAATAACAAATATAGATTCTAAAATCACTGCTGTAATTAAAGCTGATGGCTATGGACATGGCGCAGTTGCAATAGCAAAGACACTCCTTGAAAATGGGGCAGATAGATTTGCCGTAGCTACCCTATCTGAGGCACTATTATTAAGAAACTCTTTTAGTGATGTTGAAATCTTGGTTTTGGGCTATACTCCTGAGCACTTAGCTAAAGATATTATTGAAAACAATATTATTCAAACCATTTATACCCTAAAACAAGCAAAAGAATTTTCAAGAGTAGCTATTTCATTAAATAAAAATCTTGTTGTACATATCAAATTGGATACGGGAATGCACCGATTAGGTATGCCCTTTTCTGAAGAGACAATAGAGACAATATTGGATATTAGTAAACATGAGGGCTTATTTATTGAGGGTATATTTACTCACTTTGCAATTGCAGATAATATTGATAAAAAGTATACCAAACAACAAGTAGAAAAATTCACCTTTATAGTAAATTCTTTAGAAGAAAAAGGTTTAAATATTCCAATAAAACATGTATCAAATAGTGCTGCTATTATTGATTTACCTGAGTTCAATTTTGACATGGTTCGAGCTGGTATTATGTTATATGGGTTATACCCTTCAAAAGATGTAAACCATAATCTAATCAATCTAAAAGAGGTCATGTGCCTAAAAGCAAATATTTCACAAGTAAAAGAATTAGAAGCTAACTGTGGAGTTAGTTATGGTTTAACATACAAATGTGAAAAAAAATCAAAAGTTGCAACCCTACCAATAGGTTATGCAGATGGTTATACTAGAATGTTATCTGGTAAAGCTAAAGTATTAGTAAATAATACAAAAGTTCCAGTTATAGGCTCTATTTGTATGGATCAATGTATTATAGATGTGACAGGTCTTGATGTAAATATGGGTGATGAAGTTATTTTATTTGGAGGAAATAATCCAAACGCAATAGCAATAGATGATATTTCAAATTTATTAAATACAATAAATTATGAAATTGTCTGCATGATTGATAAACGAGTTCCAAGAGTTTATATTAAAAATGGTAAAGAAATTAATTATAATGATTACAATTTAATGTTATTTAATAAAATAACCAATAATGATAATGAATATTAA
- a CDS encoding helix-turn-helix transcriptional regulator → MNQYLKKFVPIADFLGEVIGSNTEVILHDITNYEHSIVHIINGHISNRKIGDPITDLVLEFILTESKGDKKFICNYNSKTDDGKLLYSSTFFIRNDKNAIVGALCLNSDYHEFKKSLSFITSFLPNYIDDKIVSLNNIKENLSSNPQELTLNKIDSIINQFDVVPSRMTTDEKTDVMAALNDCGVFNIRGSVQEVAKKLQMSEPSIYRYIKKVSL, encoded by the coding sequence TTGAATCAATATTTAAAAAAGTTTGTTCCTATCGCTGATTTTTTAGGAGAAGTGATTGGTTCTAATACAGAAGTAATATTGCATGATATAACAAATTATGAACACTCAATTGTACATATTATAAATGGACATATTAGTAATAGAAAAATTGGTGATCCAATTACTGATTTAGTTTTAGAGTTCATATTAACAGAATCAAAGGGTGATAAAAAATTCATTTGTAATTATAATTCAAAAACAGACGATGGTAAACTTTTATATTCTTCAACATTTTTTATAAGGAATGATAAAAATGCAATAGTTGGAGCACTTTGTTTAAATTCTGATTACCATGAATTTAAAAAGTCATTATCTTTTATTACTTCTTTTCTTCCAAATTATATTGATGATAAAATTGTTTCACTTAATAATATAAAAGAAAATCTAAGCTCAAATCCTCAAGAATTAACTTTAAATAAAATAGATAGTATCATTAATCAATTTGACGTTGTTCCAAGTAGGATGACTACTGATGAAAAAACGGATGTAATGGCAGCTTTAAATGATTGTGGAGTTTTTAATATACGAGGTTCAGTACAAGAAGTTGCAAAAAAACTGCAAATGTCGGAACCTTCAATTTATAGATATATTAAAAAAGTTAGTTTATAA
- a CDS encoding aldolase catalytic domain-containing protein, producing the protein MIEKKGSILSVREDIKVFDCTIRDGGLVNNYHFTDEFVKAHYETCVAAGVDYMEIGKNNSPSIMSEDEYGAWNFCKEEDIRRIVGENNTGMKIAVMSDIGRTVPSELLPKSESVVDMIRIATYIHQLPAAIELIEEAHAKGYETTVNIMAISKSFDDELNEVLEQLSKTNVDIIYIADSFGSFYPEQINKLTEKYLSYAEKTGKKIGIHAHNNLQLAYANTIEAMMYGASFLDVTISGLGRGAGNCPLELLIGFLKNPKYKLMPVLKFIEEYIVPLEKELDWGYSIPYMLTGQLNEHPRAAMKARDEGDTKYREFYRNLLAE; encoded by the coding sequence ATGATTGAGAAAAAAGGTTCAATATTGTCAGTAAGAGAAGACATAAAAGTATTTGATTGTACGATTAGAGATGGTGGATTGGTAAATAACTATCACTTTACAGATGAGTTTGTAAAAGCTCATTATGAAACTTGTGTTGCTGCTGGTGTTGATTATATGGAAATAGGAAAAAATAATTCTCCTTCTATTATGAGTGAAGATGAATATGGGGCTTGGAATTTCTGTAAAGAAGAAGACATTAGAAGAATAGTTGGTGAAAATAATACAGGCATGAAAATAGCAGTAATGTCAGATATTGGTAGAACTGTGCCTTCTGAATTACTTCCAAAAAGTGAAAGTGTTGTTGATATGATTAGAATAGCAACATACATTCATCAACTTCCAGCAGCCATTGAGCTAATTGAAGAAGCCCATGCAAAAGGTTATGAAACAACTGTAAATATCATGGCTATATCTAAATCTTTTGATGATGAGTTAAATGAAGTATTAGAACAACTAAGTAAAACAAATGTGGATATTATTTATATCGCTGATAGTTTTGGTTCTTTTTACCCTGAACAAATCAATAAACTTACAGAAAAATATCTTTCATATGCAGAAAAAACTGGTAAAAAGATTGGTATTCATGCACATAATAATTTACAACTAGCATATGCAAATACAATTGAAGCTATGATGTATGGAGCAAGTTTCCTTGATGTTACTATTTCAGGTCTTGGACGAGGAGCTGGAAATTGTCCACTTGAGCTATTAATTGGTTTTCTTAAAAATCCAAAATATAAACTAATGCCAGTACTTAAATTTATTGAAGAGTATATTGTACCTTTAGAAAAAGAACTTGATTGGGGATATAGTATTCCATATATGTTAACTGGTCAGTTAAATGAACATCCAAGAGCTGCTATGAAAGCAAGAGATGAGGGTGATACAAAATATAGAGAGTTTTATAGAAACTTACTAGCTGAATAA
- a CDS encoding DoxX family membrane protein, translating into MEKTIKLIRVSLGIIFLWYGMLKFFPQLSPAENLAITTIHKLFFGLINDTLSIKLLAIWEVTVGIGFIFGIYTRYVVVLFLAHMICTFTPLFILPDISFTHAPYAFTLVGQYIVKNVVFILAGILIYQNEINQKKEVKAV; encoded by the coding sequence ATGGAAAAAACAATAAAACTCATAAGAGTTTCACTTGGTATTATATTTTTATGGTATGGGATGCTAAAATTCTTCCCTCAATTAAGTCCAGCAGAAAACTTAGCAATTACGACTATTCACAAACTGTTTTTTGGATTGATAAATGACACCTTATCAATCAAATTATTAGCTATTTGGGAAGTTACTGTTGGTATAGGGTTTATTTTTGGTATATATACAAGATATGTGGTTGTTTTATTTCTAGCACATATGATTTGTACTTTTACACCACTATTTATCTTACCAGATATCTCATTTACCCATGCACCATATGCCTTTACACTTGTAGGACAATATATTGTAAAAAATGTAGTATTTATTTTAGCAGGAATTTTGATTTATCAAAACGAAATAAACCAAAAAAAAGAAGTAAAAGCAGTATAA
- a CDS encoding TRAP transporter small permease, protein MLGVFSRFYKPPMWTMDLAVVTLVWTVMLAAAPALKRGEHMAITIIVDKLPQRMYRFVVFVRVIVYFIILLFMVVLGVEYAWSMRLFTIMSLDIHKTIPLMAIPVGMGLMLIMYSLSQFIPLDCKENNFSCKNDLDGVPKL, encoded by the coding sequence ATGTTAGGAGTTTTTTCTCGATTTTATAAGCCCCCTATGTGGACTATGGATCTTGCTGTCGTAACATTGGTGTGGACAGTTATGTTAGCTGCTGCTCCTGCTTTAAAGAGGGGAGAGCATATGGCTATAACTATTATTGTAGATAAGTTACCACAAAGAATGTATCGTTTCGTTGTTTTTGTACGTGTTATTGTGTACTTTATTATTCTCTTATTTATGGTTGTTCTAGGAGTAGAGTACGCTTGGAGTATGCGCCTTTTTACTATTATGTCTCTTGACATACATAAGACTATCCCTTTAATGGCTATACCTGTAGGAATGGGACTTATGTTGATTATGTATAGTTTATCACAGTTTATTCCACTTGATTGCAAAGAAAATAATTTTTCATGCAAAAATGATTTAGATGGAGTACCAAAATTATGA
- a CDS encoding DedA family protein, translated as MRDRLKNNSGKILFLVVVIFFSFIAYELYKAPVSGLEDKFLYLLKVYGYIILFAWSILEGELGLIMAGLMAHDGSMHLYLAIFVAGLGGFVGDQIYFYIGRFNKAYVHKKFSGQRRKFALAHLLLQKYGWPIIFAQRYMYGMRTVIPVSIGLTRYSAKMFAFINILSAWCWASITIIPVWYFGEEILIVIKFAKEHWYFAAPFAVLIGGGIIYYFNQASKRKEKVNENNPK; from the coding sequence TTGAGAGATAGACTAAAAAACAACTCAGGTAAAATACTTTTTTTAGTAGTAGTAATATTCTTTTCTTTTATTGCTTACGAATTATACAAGGCACCCGTTAGTGGATTAGAAGATAAGTTTTTATATTTATTAAAAGTATATGGGTATATTATCCTTTTTGCTTGGTCTATTTTAGAAGGTGAATTAGGATTAATAATGGCTGGACTTATGGCCCATGATGGTTCTATGCACCTCTATTTAGCTATCTTTGTAGCTGGACTTGGTGGTTTTGTTGGTGATCAGATTTATTTTTATATTGGTAGATTTAATAAAGCCTATGTACATAAAAAGTTTTCAGGTCAAAGAAGGAAGTTTGCTCTTGCACATCTTTTATTACAAAAGTATGGCTGGCCAATAATCTTTGCACAAAGATATATGTATGGAATGAGAACGGTTATTCCAGTTTCAATAGGACTTACTAGATATAGTGCAAAAATGTTTGCATTTATAAATATACTTAGTGCTTGGTGTTGGGCATCTATTACTATAATTCCTGTATGGTATTTTGGAGAAGAGATTTTAATTGTGATAAAATTTGCAAAAGAACATTGGTACTTTGCAGCACCATTTGCAGTTTTAATAGGTGGTGGAATAATTTATTATTTTAACCAAGCATCAAAAAGAAAGGAAAAAGTTAATGAAAATAACCCTAAGTAA
- a CDS encoding RidA family protein — MKAINTTKAPSAIGPYSQAVEKDGFVYVSGQLPIDETTGEFSGADISAQTKQSLENTKYILEEAGLKMKNIIKTTILLNNIEDFAVVNEIYGQYFTAPYPARATYEVSRLPKDALIEIESIAKK, encoded by the coding sequence ATGAAAGCAATAAATACAACAAAAGCACCAAGTGCAATAGGACCATACTCACAAGCAGTAGAAAAAGATGGATTTGTATACGTATCTGGACAATTACCAATTGATGAGACAACTGGAGAGTTTTCAGGAGCAGATATTTCTGCACAAACAAAACAATCATTAGAAAATACAAAATATATTTTAGAAGAAGCTGGTTTAAAGATGAAAAATATAATAAAAACAACAATTTTATTAAACAATATAGAAGATTTTGCAGTTGTAAATGAGATTTACGGACAATACTTTACAGCACCATACCCAGCACGTGCAACTTATGAAGTATCTAGATTACCCAAAGATGCTTTAATTGAAATAGAATCAATAGCTAAAAAATAA
- a CDS encoding adenine phosphoribosyltransferase, translating into MSLTQEQKDLIFNSIRDIKDFPKEGIIFKDITTLLNNKEAFKTLMDHFEERYKSYNLDYIAGIDSRGFIFGAALADRLGIGFVPVRKKGKLPGTTVCEKYELEYGFDEVEIHLDAFPIKDARVLLIDDLIATGGTATAAAKLIKHVNAQLVEVCFLLNLKFLSGDKKVAEHAPVYSVLEI; encoded by the coding sequence ATGAGTTTAACGCAAGAGCAAAAAGATTTAATTTTTAATTCAATAAGAGATATAAAAGACTTCCCCAAAGAGGGAATAATATTTAAAGATATTACAACTTTATTAAACAACAAAGAGGCTTTTAAAACTTTGATGGATCACTTTGAAGAGAGATATAAATCTTATAATTTAGATTATATTGCTGGTATTGATTCAAGAGGTTTTATCTTTGGAGCTGCACTTGCTGATAGACTTGGTATTGGTTTTGTTCCTGTTAGAAAAAAAGGAAAACTACCAGGTACTACTGTTTGTGAAAAATATGAATTAGAGTATGGCTTTGATGAGGTAGAGATTCATCTAGATGCCTTTCCTATAAAAGATGCAAGAGTTTTATTAATAGATGATTTAATAGCAACAGGAGGTACTGCTACTGCTGCTGCAAAACTTATCAAACATGTTAATGCACAATTAGTTGAAGTATGCTTTTTATTAAATCTTAAATTTTTATCTGGGGACAAAAAAGTAGCTGAACATGCCCCTGTTTATTCAGTATTGGAGATATAA
- a CDS encoding NAD(P)/FAD-dependent oxidoreductase yields MKKDIIVVGGGCIGLMSAYCLVKSGRSVTVIEKNDITNGTSFGNAGLLSAFKKAPLSTPGAISDTLKLMLKGESPASVHPTFDLHLYKWLLKFAASSTEARLKRTLALFERYGQISLDMYESMVKDDGMDFHFCKDGLLMIYTEQKTFDEKAAHCNNPDAYEILSKERTKEYMPILNEKVIGSILLKENGHVDPGEFMLELKKFLQNKGVEFLLNEEVTKLEFSGSKVSKIHTNKDSYEAETFILSTGANDTLAKQAKNRFMMTPAKGYSITFKMDEALKPKTSSLFADLFIAMTPRRHTVRMTSKLELGTTNSNIIRKQIDSIHKNLSLYTNDFVKEDMVEWTGFRPLTPNDIPILGFDENYDNLVHATGLGWLGITFAPAIGKIIGDVVTVDKKNATNIDILLFSAFYQG; encoded by the coding sequence ATGAAAAAAGATATCATAGTAGTTGGTGGTGGTTGTATCGGTCTTATGTCAGCTTATTGCTTAGTTAAAAGTGGTAGAAGTGTTACTGTTATTGAAAAAAATGATATAACAAATGGTACATCTTTTGGAAATGCAGGATTATTATCTGCTTTTAAAAAAGCACCACTAAGTACACCAGGAGCAATTTCTGATACCTTGAAATTAATGTTAAAAGGTGAATCACCTGCTAGTGTACACCCTACTTTTGATTTACATTTATATAAATGGCTTTTAAAATTTGCTGCAAGTTCTACAGAAGCTAGACTAAAAAGAACTCTTGCTTTATTTGAAAGATATGGACAAATTAGTTTAGATATGTATGAAAGCATGGTTAAAGACGATGGAATGGATTTCCACTTTTGTAAAGATGGCCTTTTGATGATATATACAGAACAAAAAACTTTTGATGAAAAAGCAGCACATTGTAATAATCCAGATGCTTATGAAATCCTTTCAAAAGAGAGAACTAAAGAGTATATGCCAATACTAAATGAAAAAGTTATTGGTTCAATTTTGTTAAAAGAAAATGGTCATGTTGACCCAGGTGAATTTATGCTTGAACTAAAAAAGTTTTTACAAAATAAAGGTGTAGAGTTTTTGTTAAATGAAGAGGTAACAAAACTAGAATTTAGTGGTTCTAAAGTTAGTAAAATCCATACAAACAAAGATTCATATGAAGCAGAAACTTTTATATTATCAACTGGGGCTAATGACACACTAGCTAAACAAGCAAAAAACAGATTTATGATGACACCAGCAAAAGGTTATAGTATTACATTTAAAATGGATGAGGCATTGAAACCAAAAACATCATCTTTATTTGCTGATTTATTTATAGCAATGACACCAAGAAGACATACAGTAAGAATGACTTCAAAACTAGAACTTGGAACAACAAACTCAAATATAATTAGAAAACAAATTGATAGTATACATAAAAACCTCTCTTTATATACAAATGATTTTGTAAAAGAAGATATGGTTGAATGGACAGGATTTAGACCACTAACTCCAAATGATATACCTATTCTTGGCTTTGATGAGAATTATGACAACTTAGTACATGCTACAGGATTAGGTTGGTTAGGTATTACTTTTGCTCCTGCAATTGGGAAAATCATAGGTGATGTTGTAACTGTAGATAAAAAGAATGCTACAAATATCGATATTTTATTATTCTCTGCTTTTTATCAAGGATAA
- a CDS encoding TRAP transporter substrate-binding protein — protein MNYLEKKIKLLIRTGVTFFVALAVIPVVATASSTIKMSYNGPADLKDNAVHYFATTFKDIVEKKTAGNLKIALYPNSQLGSEEQRMEQVMNGPMINVASFDGMQTVFPQMFASNAPFMFNSYKAAHIFFDNSSFMKKAIKKLHSITGIEMLEVVEDGGFLDFTSNKLIKSPADFKGLKFRAMDVSQVAMYESFGASGVPIPWTGVYVALKTGVADGQMNPPTYIIIGSLYGVQKYLTLANVQYSNQFLLVNGAFLDSLDKKEQKIIRDAAHVANAKTRKFVEEQVTTRIKFLEDKGMKANTPNEEEMNSFRKLAVPAYSNWLSKKVDQSWIDLALSDAKKANLEAK, from the coding sequence ATGAATTATTTAGAAAAGAAGATTAAATTATTGATTCGTACTGGTGTAACATTTTTTGTTGCTTTAGCTGTTATTCCAGTTGTTGCTACTGCTAGTAGTACAATAAAGATGAGTTATAATGGACCCGCTGATTTAAAAGATAACGCTGTTCATTACTTTGCTACAACATTTAAAGATATTGTAGAAAAGAAAACAGCGGGTAATCTTAAGATTGCACTTTACCCTAATAGCCAATTAGGTAGTGAAGAACAAAGAATGGAACAGGTTATGAATGGACCTATGATTAATGTAGCGTCATTTGATGGTATGCAAACTGTTTTTCCTCAAATGTTTGCTAGTAATGCTCCTTTTATGTTCAATAGTTATAAAGCAGCTCACATATTTTTTGATAATAGTTCATTTATGAAAAAGGCTATTAAAAAATTACATTCTATTACTGGTATTGAAATGTTAGAAGTTGTAGAAGATGGAGGTTTTCTTGATTTTACTAGTAATAAACTAATCAAATCTCCTGCAGATTTTAAAGGATTAAAATTTAGAGCTATGGATGTGAGTCAAGTTGCTATGTATGAATCATTTGGTGCCTCTGGTGTACCTATTCCATGGACTGGTGTTTATGTTGCATTAAAAACAGGTGTTGCAGATGGACAAATGAATCCTCCAACTTATATTATTATTGGTAGTTTATATGGAGTTCAAAAATATTTAACTCTTGCAAATGTACAATATTCTAATCAATTTTTATTAGTCAATGGGGCATTTTTAGATTCTTTGGATAAAAAAGAGCAAAAAATTATACGTGATGCAGCACATGTAGCAAATGCAAAAACTCGTAAATTTGTAGAAGAGCAAGTAACTACGCGTATAAAATTCCTTGAAGATAAAGGAATGAAGGCTAATACACCAAATGAAGAAGAAATGAATTCTTTTAGAAAACTTGCTGTTCCAGCTTATTCTAATTGGTTAAGTAAAAAAGTTGACCAAAGTTGGATTGATCTTGCGTTAAGTGATGCAAAAAAAGCGAATCTCGAGGCAAAATAA
- the trpB gene encoding tryptophan synthase subunit beta: MQEIYIPKKSNFDPDENGHFGKFGGRYVPETLMPILLELEAEYKKYRFDKEFWGEVNELLREYVGRENPLYHAKNISEEIGAKVYLKREDLNHTGAHKINNVIAQGLLAKKLGKTKVIAETGAGQHGVASATIAALLGLECTVFMGAKDVERQELNVFRMKLLGAKVVAVQSGSKTLKDAMNDAIRYWVTNARDTFYIIGTVAGPHPYPMMVRDFQAVIGWEARRQALQKDGRLPDYVLACIGGGSNAIGIFSHFLEDKEVTCIGIEAGGLGTSTDKHGCSLEKGSPGILHGQCSYLLQDEDGQVLEAHSFSAGLDYPGIGPEHSFHKDNKTVQYDSITDEEALDAFVWLSRREGIIPAFESAHAIAYLKKAKEKFQGKTVIVNLSGRGDKDMVQAKDLLNFE; the protein is encoded by the coding sequence ATGCAAGAAATATATATACCTAAAAAAAGTAATTTTGATCCAGATGAAAATGGTCATTTTGGTAAATTTGGTGGAAGATATGTTCCTGAAACATTGATGCCAATTCTACTTGAACTAGAAGCTGAATACAAAAAATATAGATTTGACAAAGAATTTTGGGGCGAAGTAAATGAACTATTAAGAGAGTATGTGGGAAGAGAAAATCCTTTATATCATGCAAAAAATATCTCTGAAGAAATTGGTGCAAAAGTTTATCTAAAAAGAGAAGATTTAAACCATACAGGTGCCCATAAGATAAACAATGTAATTGCACAAGGATTATTGGCTAAAAAACTTGGGAAAACAAAAGTTATAGCTGAAACTGGTGCTGGACAACATGGAGTTGCAAGTGCAACTATTGCTGCACTTTTAGGCTTAGAGTGTACAGTATTTATGGGTGCAAAAGATGTAGAAAGACAAGAACTTAATGTATTTAGAATGAAACTTCTAGGTGCTAAAGTTGTAGCCGTTCAATCTGGAAGTAAAACTTTAAAAGATGCTATGAATGATGCGATTAGATATTGGGTAACAAATGCAAGAGATACTTTTTATATAATTGGAACTGTTGCTGGGCCTCATCCATATCCTATGATGGTAAGAGATTTTCAAGCAGTTATTGGTTGGGAAGCAAGACGACAAGCTTTACAAAAAGATGGAAGATTACCTGATTATGTATTAGCTTGTATTGGTGGAGGATCAAATGCTATTGGTATTTTTTCACACTTTTTAGAAGATAAAGAAGTAACTTGTATAGGAATAGAAGCAGGAGGGCTTGGAACAAGCACAGATAAACATGGTTGTTCTTTAGAAAAAGGAAGTCCTGGAATATTACATGGACAATGTTCTTACTTACTTCAAGATGAAGATGGACAAGTTTTAGAAGCACACTCATTTTCAGCAGGTCTTGATTACCCAGGAATTGGACCAGAACACTCTTTTCACAAAGATAATAAAACTGTGCAATATGATTCTATTACAGATGAAGAAGCACTTGATGCTTTTGTATGGTTAAGTAGAAGAGAAGGAATTATTCCTGCTTTTGAAAGTGCTCATGCAATAGCATACTTAAAAAAAGCAAAAGAAAAATTTCAAGGGAAAACAGTAATTGTGAATTTATCTGGTCGAGGTGATAAAGATATGGTTCAAGCAAAAGATTTATTAAATTTTGAATAG
- a CDS encoding leucyl aminopeptidase: protein MKITLSNDSIKKLDTAVEISIVLDLENVNKYDKEILDDLNFKAKDEEVVFLVESKKIYVGCEEESYDAIAIAISAAMKKFNSTKYKDAKVEIFGEEKDTLKALVEGAILGSYTFEKYKSKKEKELKKELIVCCKVSKELEEILEQSTHIANSVNKVRNFVNTTPQDFYPEIMAKEAKKVAKENDIICKIQGEEFLEKNGMNAMLSVARASVHEPKLIHMAYKPKDPVRKVVLVGKGLTYDSGGLSLKPADFMVTMKSDKSGGCAVIGILNAVAKLNLPIEVHGIIGAVENMIGGDAYKPDDVLVAKNGKTIEVRNTDAEGRLVLADCLCYAQDKIKDFDYIFDYATLTGACVVGVGEYTTGIMGNNTVLKRDAVCNALSSGEYATTLPFNRFLRKTIKSEIADICNIANTRYGGAITAGLFLDNFIYDENKDKWLHFDIAGPAFVEKAWGYNPHGASGAGVRMTVEFLKNLL, encoded by the coding sequence ATGAAAATAACCCTAAGTAATGATAGTATTAAAAAACTAGATACAGCAGTTGAGATAAGTATTGTTTTAGATTTAGAAAATGTAAATAAATATGATAAAGAGATTTTAGATGATTTAAATTTCAAAGCAAAAGATGAAGAAGTTGTATTTTTAGTTGAATCAAAAAAAATATATGTAGGATGTGAAGAAGAGTCTTATGATGCAATTGCAATTGCAATATCTGCAGCCATGAAAAAATTTAATTCAACAAAATACAAAGATGCAAAAGTAGAAATTTTTGGTGAAGAAAAAGATACTTTAAAAGCTTTAGTTGAAGGTGCTATTTTAGGATCTTATACTTTTGAAAAATATAAAAGTAAAAAAGAAAAAGAGTTAAAAAAAGAGTTAATTGTTTGTTGTAAAGTTTCTAAAGAACTAGAAGAAATTTTAGAACAATCAACTCATATTGCAAACTCTGTTAATAAAGTTAGAAATTTCGTAAATACAACTCCACAAGACTTTTATCCAGAAATTATGGCAAAAGAGGCAAAAAAAGTTGCAAAAGAAAATGACATAATTTGTAAAATTCAAGGTGAAGAGTTCTTAGAAAAAAATGGAATGAATGCAATGCTAAGTGTGGCAAGAGCAAGTGTTCATGAACCAAAACTTATTCATATGGCATATAAACCAAAAGACCCAGTTAGAAAAGTGGTACTTGTAGGTAAAGGTTTAACTTATGATTCAGGAGGATTATCTTTAAAACCTGCTGATTTTATGGTTACTATGAAATCAGATAAAAGTGGTGGTTGTGCAGTTATTGGTATTTTAAATGCAGTTGCAAAACTAAACTTACCTATTGAAGTTCATGGAATCATTGGTGCTGTTGAAAATATGATAGGTGGAGATGCTTATAAACCTGATGATGTACTTGTTGCAAAAAATGGTAAAACTATTGAAGTAAGAAATACAGATGCCGAAGGTAGACTTGTACTTGCTGATTGTTTATGTTATGCTCAAGACAAAATCAAAGATTTTGATTATATCTTTGATTATGCAACACTAACTGGTGCTTGTGTTGTAGGTGTTGGTGAATACACAACTGGAATCATGGGTAATAATACAGTTTTAAAAAGAGATGCTGTTTGTAATGCCTTAAGCTCTGGGGAATATGCAACAACTTTACCATTTAATAGATTCTTGAGAAAAACTATCAAATCTGAGATTGCAGATATTTGTAATATTGCAAATACAAGATATGGTGGGGCAATTACAGCTGGATTATTTTTAGATAACTTTATATATGATGAAAATAAAGATAAATGGTTGCACTTTGATATAGCAGGACCTGCATTTGTAGAAAAAGCTTGGGGATATAATCCTCATGGTGCAAGTGGAGCAGGGGTTAGAATGACAGTTGAGTTCTTGAAGAATTTATTGTAA